A portion of the Tiliqua scincoides isolate rTilSci1 chromosome 3, rTilSci1.hap2, whole genome shotgun sequence genome contains these proteins:
- the SYT15 gene encoding synaptotagmin-15, with protein MGGRVSLCSLRKVSGGDRDRVTWDRNAVPSIPECYVTGHPGRQQVAAVAGGVVGGILLLVLIGIAAYFFWKKVYLQASYEELTNSASPAHDPVGLWESSIVQSTSSIQPQNARTRSVPFIVPPKFNRQAWIDMTNGEHIQEDSDLYVTPDSGPRSSFHSLAGSYLVGTINPALYRFPEDKSETDFPEGNIGRLWFSLEYEQESERLLVSLIKARKLQPPSSFCNPLVKIYLLPDERRYLQSKTKRKNLNPQFDENFIFQVSSNALYQRTLKFCVYHVDKQKKHILLGQVIFPLKNETLSDDSKIIIWRDLEAEILEPPSEHGDLQFSLSYNDYLGRLTVVVLRAKGLKFQNERNTASVFVKVSLMNHNQFIKSKRTMPVVGSPDPLYNETFSFKVDQLELDTASLSLSVLQNTEGDETYSLGRVVVGPFMYTRGKELEHWNEMLNKPKELVKRWHALSLST; from the exons atgggtggacgtGTGAGCCTCTGCAGCCTTCGGAAAGTCTCTGGAG GGGACAGGGACAGAGTGACATGGGACAGGAACGCTGTGCCTAGTATCCCAGAATGCTATGTGACTGGACACCCGGGCAGAC AACAGGTAGCTGCTGTGGCTGGTGGTGTGGTCGGAGGAATCCTTTTACTGGTCCTTATTGGGATAGCTGCATATTTCTTTTGGAAGAAGGTGTATCTCCAGGCTTCTTACGAAGAACTCACCAACTCTGCCTCCCCAGCTCATGACCCAGTTGGTTTGTGGGAGTCCAGTATTGTCCAATCGACTTCATCAATTCAGCCTCAAAATGCAAG AACAAGAAGTGTTCCTTTTATCGTTCCACCGAAATTTAATAGACAAGCTTGGATTGATATGACGAATGGAGAACACATTCAGGAGGACAGTGACCTGTATGTCACGCCTGACTCTGGGCCCCGAAGCTCTTTTCATTCTCTAG CTGGATCATACCTTGTAGGAACTATCAACCCAGCACTGTACAGGTTTCCTGAAGACAAGAGTGAGACCGACTTCCCTGAGGGCAACATTGGCCGGCTTTGGTTCTCCTTGGAATATGAGCAGGAATCGGAAAGGCTCCTTGTCTCCTTGATCAAAGCCCGGAAGCTGCAGCCTCCTTCCAGCTTCTGCAACCCCTTGGTGAAAATTTACCTGTTGCCTGATGAGAGGCGCTATTTGCAGTCCAAGACCAAGCGGAAAAATCTCAATCCTCAGTTTGATGAGAATTTCATTTTTCAG GTTTCCAGTAATGCCTTATACCAAAGGACACTGAAGTTCTGCGTCTACCATGTGGACAAACAGAAGAAGCACATTCTCCTAGGCCAAGTCATTTTTCCTCTAAAAAATGAAACCTTAAGTGATGACAGCAAAATTATCATTTGGAGAGACTTGGAAGCAGAAATTCTGGAG CCTCCTTCTGAACATGGGGACCTCCAGTTTTCTCTAAGCTACAATGACTACCTGGGCCGACTTACTGTGGTGGTGTTGAGAGCCAAGGGTTTGAAGTTCCAGAATGAAAGGAATACTGCCA GTGTGTTTGTCAAAGTGTCACTCATGAATCACAACCAATTCATCAAAAGCAAAAGGACCATGCCTGTTGTAGGATCCCCTGATCCACTGTACAATGAGACTTTCAGCTTCAAGGTTGACCAGCTAGAGTTGGATACAGCAAGCTTGAGTCTGTCTGTCCTCCAGAACACTGAGGGAGATG AAACTTACTCACTGGGTCGTGTAGTCGTTGGACCCTTCATGTACACCAGAGGCAAGGAACTGGAACACTGGAATGAAATGCTTAACAAGCCCAAGGAGCTGGTGAAGAGATGGCATGCACTGTCTCTCAGCACTTGA